The sequence ATCAGATTGAATCCTATAAAAATAAACTATCTCCTCGAGATATGGCCCGTGCAGAAAAAGTAATGGAAATGCCGGTGGAGGAACTTCAAGAAATTTTAAAAAAGGCTTATGTTCGGACGGGTAAAAACCAGCTAAAAATTCTTGCTGATCCTAAAGCTAGATCATTCATTGATTTAAATCTTCAGGAGGCCAGAAAAGTACTTTTTAATTAATTTAATATTAAAATTCAAATTTTGGTAACTTTTTAAAATAGTGATTAATCTATTTTTATTTTAATTATTTTCACTTTATTTTATAATTTTATTAAAACCCCATCCATAAAAAACTTTATATATCAAAATAGATCATTATGTAATATATTACTTAAACAGGTAATATATTACCTATTTAAATTCTAATTTTAATTTAAAATAAATATCAAAATATTAATGAGGAAAATAAAATGAAAGCACTAGTAGTTTATGGAACAAGATATGGTACGGCCACAGAAATTGCTGAAGAAATAACCCGCACCTTAAAAGAAGAGGGTGTTGAAACAGATTTATTAGACTCACGGGGACTGAAAGAATGGGATGTCACTCCTTATGACTTGGTAATTGTAGGAAGTGGAATAAAGATTGGTAAGTGGACGAAGGGCGCTAGGAAGTTTCTGGACAAAAATAAATCTGCTTTAGCTGATAGGACTGTGGCGCTTTTTGTTTCATGTGGTGCGGCTAACAAGGAAGAATCTCGTGCAGAAGGACAGGAAAAATATCTGGATGATGTGGCCAAAAAACATCTAATTAATAAGCCGGTGGCCACAGGACTATTTGGAAGCACTTTTGATCCTGATTCCAAGCAAGGTTTATTATACAAACAGGTAATGAAGTCCATTAAAAAAGATCTGGAAAAACAAGGTATTGATGTGAGCAAACCTATTGATTACCGTGACTGGGATGAAATAAGGGCCTGGACTCGGTCTCTGATTAATCAATAATTAATATTTATCCAATCAAAAAATAAGCTCATCTTTAAATTTTAGACATTTATTTTAAATTAAAAAATCCTGGAGATAAAAATGAATACTAAAAAAATAGCTAAAATAGCTGGCATAAGTTTGGCAATAATATTAATATCTCTTTTTTCAGTAATGGGAGTTATTATCTATGATGTTATGAGCTACACGGCCAATGGCTTTGAAACTTTCAGTGCTGAAGGAAATGTGACCGGAAACGCTTTAGTTGTTTATGCTCCGGGTATTTCAGGCCAATCTTCTAATGCTGCTTTGAATATTGCTAAGGAACTACAGAATAAAGGTTATAATGTGGATTTGGTGGGCATAAACAATGCAAAAGCAAAAAATACTTCAATTTACGAGTTAATTATAGTCGGTGGCCCTATTTATGCTGGAAAAGCCAGTAGTTCAGTTCAAGCATATTTAAATAATCTTAAGCCCTCTAAGGGGACTAAAATCGCAGTTTTTGCCACGGGTTCAGACAAAGATGTAATGAAAAATTCCAAATTGCTAAGAAGTGAAGTAGCTCCTTTAAATAATAGCAACTCGTTTAAAATAGATGCTGTAGGGAAATTTGTTTCTGGAGAAAATAATAATCATGGCATTGTGGCATTTGTGGGATCTTTTATTTAAGTTAAATACTAATAAAATCCCATATTTTTGATTCATGTAATTTTTACATGAGCAAAAACTTTAATGTAAAAGGGTAGTTTGATGAAAGATATTGACAAAGTAACATCTAATCCACCGTTTGGTGAAAGGTTAAAGATGGAAAAATACATACTAGTAATTTTATTTCTAATCCAGCAACGATGGGGCTATATCATAAACAAAGAATTTGCCAAAGATAATATAACTACCAAACAATGGTTAATGCTGGTAATATTGGGCAATGTTTTTGATCATGATCCATCCCTGCAAGAAATGGCGGAGGCCATGAGCACCACTCACCAGAATGTTAAGCAACTGGCCACCCGCTTGCAGGATAGTGGTTTTCTAAAAATAGAACGAGATTCTAATAATAAAAGGATTTTGCG is a genomic window of Methanobacteriales archaeon HGW-Methanobacteriales-1 containing:
- a CDS encoding nitric oxide synthase, which translates into the protein MKALVVYGTRYGTATEIAEEITRTLKEEGVETDLLDSRGLKEWDVTPYDLVIVGSGIKIGKWTKGARKFLDKNKSALADRTVALFVSCGAANKEESRAEGQEKYLDDVAKKHLINKPVATGLFGSTFDPDSKQGLLYKQVMKSIKKDLEKQGIDVSKPIDYRDWDEIRAWTRSLINQ
- a CDS encoding MarR family transcriptional regulator, whose amino-acid sequence is MKDIDKVTSNPPFGERLKMEKYILVILFLIQQRWGYIINKEFAKDNITTKQWLMLVILGNVFDHDPSLQEMAEAMSTTHQNVKQLATRLQDSGFLKIERDSNNKRILRLKFTEQCNKYWKKRDEEDIESITALFNVLDDEEVISLFDIMNKLEKLSQTQYDDSKIN